One window of Gemmatimonadaceae bacterium genomic DNA carries:
- the rho gene encoding transcription termination factor Rho, with product MNGDAQDDGSPPISSSVDTPPAPPDSGESMAPPQYSNQNQQRRDYGGPQGGNRQQNDRGDNRRDGRRNQRNQRGRGRSTNRPQRDQTPRQPMAPIIPDGETTGWYEASREGGFIRRAANSYLVDPSDAYVPPDVARQFNLRRADAVFATTGRDQRGRTVVAEITQINGAEPEAALRRPDFGSLIASYPERKLKLETGRPAKGGPELTRRAIDLIAPIGYGQRALIVAPARAGKTMLLQAIVEGVALNHPEATLLVLLVDERPEEVSEMITWGYGEVVASSFDMPAARHTDVTEMVLERARRLVELGKDVVIVLDSITRMARAYNTVERGTGRTLSGGLDATAMARPKAFFGSARSVAPEHGGGSLTIIATALVETGSRMDDVIFEEFKGTGNCEIKLDRSLAEKRIYPAIDVSTSGTRREDKLFRPDQLEHVYTLRRGLQQMPSSSAMEWLIKRIAATPGNDALLEGL from the coding sequence ATGAACGGTGACGCACAGGACGACGGATCACCTCCGATCTCGTCGTCAGTAGACACACCTCCTGCTCCCCCCGATTCAGGCGAGAGCATGGCTCCGCCTCAGTACTCCAACCAGAATCAGCAGCGCCGCGATTACGGCGGACCGCAGGGCGGCAACAGACAGCAGAATGATCGCGGTGACAACCGCCGCGACGGACGGCGCAACCAGCGCAACCAGCGCGGACGCGGACGCAGCACCAACCGACCGCAGCGCGACCAGACGCCGCGCCAGCCGATGGCGCCGATCATTCCCGATGGCGAAACGACAGGATGGTACGAAGCCTCACGCGAAGGCGGCTTCATCCGCCGCGCCGCGAACAGCTACCTCGTCGATCCATCTGACGCATATGTTCCACCAGACGTCGCGCGTCAGTTCAATCTCCGCCGCGCCGATGCAGTATTCGCCACGACGGGGCGCGATCAGCGCGGCCGCACCGTCGTCGCCGAGATCACGCAGATCAACGGCGCCGAGCCCGAAGCGGCACTTCGCCGACCCGATTTCGGCTCGCTCATCGCATCGTATCCCGAACGCAAGCTCAAGCTCGAAACGGGCCGTCCCGCCAAGGGCGGACCCGAGCTTACGCGCCGCGCGATCGACCTTATCGCTCCCATCGGCTACGGCCAGCGCGCGCTGATCGTCGCCCCGGCACGCGCCGGAAAAACGATGTTGCTCCAGGCGATCGTCGAAGGCGTCGCCCTCAATCATCCGGAAGCCACACTGCTCGTGTTGCTCGTGGATGAGCGGCCGGAAGAAGTCAGCGAGATGATCACGTGGGGTTACGGCGAAGTCGTCGCATCGAGCTTCGACATGCCCGCCGCACGACACACCGACGTCACCGAAATGGTTCTCGAACGCGCGCGCCGTCTCGTCGAGCTGGGCAAGGATGTCGTCATCGTGCTCGACTCGATCACCCGCATGGCGCGCGCTTACAACACAGTCGAGCGCGGAACGGGACGCACCCTGAGCGGCGGCCTCGACGCCACCGCGATGGCCAGGCCCAAGGCATTCTTCGGATCCGCACGGTCGGTAGCTCCGGAGCATGGCGGCGGATCGCTCACCATTATCGCCACCGCTCTCGTCGAGACGGGATCGCGGATGGACGACGTCATCTTCGAGGAGTTCAAGGGCACCGGCAACTGCGAGATCAAGCTCGACCGGTCGCTCGCGGAGAAGCGTATCTATCCCGCCATAGATGTGTCCACCAGCGGGACCCGGCGCGAAGACAAGCTCTTCCGCCCCGACCAGCTGGAGCACGTCTATACGCTGAGGCGGGGACTCCAGCAAATGCCGTCCTCATCCGCCATGGAATGGCTCATCAAGCGAATCGCCGCGACCCCGGGCAACGACGCCCTGCTGGAAGGGTTGTAA
- a CDS encoding BamA/TamA family outer membrane protein has protein sequence MEWTKKGWISGAAAAMLLLPGSLASQAPVGMPAPPPTEVVTLNLKGVKAVRRNELTASIATDASHCVSLILTPLCWITKAHYVYIRKYLNRKELARDILRARVFYWKRGYRDTQVDTLVTPKGKNKVAVSFLVNEGPPTMVTDITVTQSQPILRDREIAHRLVLGENSPLNLIRLDSSLVFLQQSLWDKGYADAIVDTTLQVDTAANTAVVAIRINPRWKATVSDIVVEGNHKIATRTILKSLTLGPGKLFKRSELLRSQRALYESNLFKRAAIEIPRQGDSSKVLIVTVTEAPLRETRLSAGFNTIDFFQVEGRFTNYNFFGRARRLEVQGAVGNLFASTFNGKFIFRDVLSDVRTQHSGYLAPTYNASLNFREPWFGSRANELALGVFAHRRSAPGIYVDRGFGTSVTFTRELVERAPASINYRFEMSRVDAGDVYFCVNYGICDQPTLGALHARQRLSPLTLTGNINRSNDPFSPSRGYRGTISTEHASAFTLSNFRYNRAEGDGAIYHPMRSRGALAGHLHLGWVNPLASTASAVGVEGDGDVLHPRKRFYAGGSRSVRGYGENQLGPRVLTIPASKLREHDPNCGPAADITSCDPNAEGLKRTDFDPRPLGGNVIVEGSAEFRFPVWNQLFGAVFVDAGYVAQRTNPGLPLSKSAITPGFGGRYRSPVGPIRVDIGINPGLGDELPVVTEGVVDGETKLVTLAERRRFTPVRGGFRGAFDRMTLHLSIGEAF, from the coding sequence ATGGAGTGGACCAAGAAAGGGTGGATTTCCGGTGCGGCGGCCGCCATGCTGCTGCTCCCGGGATCGCTCGCCTCGCAAGCCCCGGTCGGCATGCCCGCCCCCCCGCCCACGGAGGTGGTGACGCTCAACCTCAAGGGTGTCAAAGCCGTACGCAGGAACGAGCTCACGGCAAGCATCGCCACCGATGCTTCGCATTGCGTCAGCCTCATCCTCACTCCCCTCTGCTGGATCACCAAGGCGCACTACGTCTACATCCGGAAGTATCTGAACCGCAAGGAGCTCGCGCGCGACATCCTGCGCGCGCGGGTCTTCTACTGGAAGCGGGGATATCGCGACACGCAGGTTGACACGCTGGTAACGCCGAAGGGCAAGAACAAGGTCGCCGTCAGCTTCCTGGTCAACGAAGGACCGCCGACGATGGTCACCGATATCACGGTGACACAGTCGCAGCCGATCCTCCGCGACAGGGAAATCGCCCACCGCCTGGTGCTCGGTGAGAATTCGCCGCTCAATCTCATCCGCCTCGATTCCAGTCTCGTCTTTCTTCAGCAGAGCCTGTGGGACAAGGGCTACGCCGATGCCATCGTCGATACCACGCTCCAGGTGGATACGGCGGCGAACACCGCTGTCGTCGCGATCAGAATCAATCCGCGCTGGAAGGCGACGGTCTCCGACATCGTCGTCGAAGGCAATCACAAGATCGCGACGAGAACGATCCTCAAGTCCCTCACCCTGGGCCCCGGCAAGCTCTTCAAGCGATCCGAGCTGCTGCGCAGTCAGCGCGCCCTCTACGAGTCCAACCTGTTCAAGCGCGCCGCCATCGAGATTCCGAGGCAGGGCGATTCGTCCAAGGTCCTCATCGTTACGGTGACCGAGGCGCCGCTCCGTGAGACGCGTCTCAGCGCCGGCTTCAACACGATCGACTTCTTTCAGGTCGAAGGGCGCTTCACGAATTACAACTTTTTCGGGCGTGCCCGCCGTCTCGAGGTTCAGGGAGCGGTCGGCAACCTTTTTGCCAGCACATTCAACGGAAAATTCATCTTCCGGGACGTGTTGAGCGACGTGCGTACCCAGCACTCGGGTTACCTGGCGCCGACATACAACGCCAGCCTCAACTTCCGCGAGCCCTGGTTCGGATCGCGGGCCAACGAGCTCGCACTCGGCGTGTTCGCCCATCGCCGCAGCGCACCGGGCATCTACGTGGACAGGGGATTCGGCACCAGCGTCACGTTCACGCGCGAGCTGGTGGAGCGCGCGCCGGCGAGCATCAACTATCGGTTCGAAATGAGCCGGGTGGATGCCGGGGACGTGTACTTCTGCGTCAACTACGGCATCTGCGACCAGCCGACGCTTGGCGCGTTGCATGCGCGGCAGCGGCTCTCCCCGCTGACGCTCACCGGCAACATCAACCGCTCCAACGACCCGTTCTCACCCAGTCGCGGATACCGCGGAACGATAAGCACCGAGCACGCTTCGGCATTCACGCTGTCCAACTTCCGCTACAACAGGGCCGAAGGCGACGGCGCGATCTATCACCCTATGCGCAGCCGCGGAGCCCTCGCCGGACATCTCCACCTCGGGTGGGTGAACCCGCTGGCCAGCACGGCTTCGGCCGTCGGAGTCGAAGGCGACGGAGATGTGCTGCATCCGCGAAAGCGGTTCTACGCCGGCGGGTCCCGCTCGGTGCGCGGCTACGGTGAAAACCAGCTCGGCCCGCGCGTTCTCACCATCCCCGCGTCGAAGCTGCGCGAGCACGATCCGAATTGCGGTCCGGCGGCGGACATCACCTCCTGCGACCCGAACGCGGAAGGACTCAAGCGGACTGATTTCGACCCGCGTCCGCTCGGCGGTAACGTCATCGTCGAAGGGAGCGCGGAGTTCCGTTTCCCCGTCTGGAATCAGCTCTTCGGCGCCGTGTTCGTCGATGCAGGATACGTCGCGCAGCGGACGAATCCCGGACTCCCGTTGAGCAAATCGGCGATTACGCCCGGATTCGGCGGACGATATCGCTCGCCGGTAGGACCGATCCGCGTGGACATCGGAATCAATCCCGGGCTCGGCGACGAGCTGCCCGTCGTGACCGAAGGCGTGGTGGACGGCGAAACGAAGCTGGTGACCCTGGCCGAGCGGCGCCGATTCACTCCGGTTCGCGGCGGATTCAGGGGAGCGTTCGATCGCATGACGCTTCACCTCTCGATCGGAGAAGCGTTCTGA
- a CDS encoding translocation/assembly module TamB domain-containing protein: MRQGLTRFLAAVAIVAVILLIAIFALTNTDRGREQIRKRALAMLENSSHGIIRIGRVTGNLLNGFTLHDLVITDSAGAPFVTADEASARYTLRSLTSQRVEFDDVKLVRAMIVLDRQPGGRWNWDRIFPRDTLTPRGRRKTGWGTWIRFTDVSLVDVDLTVRSPWEPRVLTGAEKSDVVREALGPEGRLVLVEVPGGYQKISKFHHINAKLPLLRLEDPGFRTRRADVASLSMLAEPFRPPTVEVRSLVGGFDFTGDSVWWQNVNATLPGSKLRGGGLYRIDNNDMTLRAHADPVAAADMRWVYPRLPERGSGTLDFAMDWVGDTSIYIARNADVRVADAHLLGDLGMTVAEDFTLHDTNVRFTGLDTRLIQQMFPLVKPSRSGILAGRAKLDGNQKKLAVDGDVTFDDRRAGRNRVIAVGEVGFGNGVFRADNLRLTMRPVQVDLAHDYAPTLPIHGTITGTATLNGSTASRMTARADITHVDRGATSRITGTGAIRSSPGAKMASSWFDVDARVHPLSLITAGRFFPQAGLRGDASGPVRLTGTMRDLSVRTDLGLSDGGSVGLTGKLDLASREKGYDVDLVARLFNANTIMAKAPRTSINATASAEGRGFDPATMRATLVADARSSTYDTLSLTSATVRLAAANGMARVDTLAVDLGQSVAAASGTFGLARGISGQLRYHVAVDSLNRLASLLPPVAEEAVQPRPGILAGRMARVRSDSTKEAKATEVERAALGRAPPTLAPVDTPRTLSISELSGSLRADGVATGNIRDFGLNGTASGENIIARGSSIQRFRATYDWTNALTPQSHVDIDASASKVLASGFDLDSVQTRITYRKPLGTAKVVVVQNQTHVYSLDADYLLNKVRNDLRLNRMELRFDTTVWASVRPSTVHWGQAGVDIDKLEMRNQSNGRIYVDGLIPKEGRANVEVAVDNFAVQDLIALTQSDINASGLVSFNVKAAGTAADPIFSGSFGTERFYYNGTLIPEVHGIVSYANQTLTGRADAMRDGEAPILFAHGTIPINLALTGVTGSRLPRDRQIDLAIRADSLPLDLLPQINTIVTNLKGRAVADFKVNGTLNRPEVTGRFDLDSAEARFVPLGLNLKRMDASVRMLRDTIVVDSLVAWSGGRIVLTGGLGIGSLRAPSFDLKLFVNNATVLDSDQGKLRANMNLAMTGPFSDTHVGGTVRILDGVLYIPKSEGKKIIGTDDPALFSVLDTAIMANREIFPAQSPLLANLRMDVDLLVDRDVFVRSPDFNIEVYSDGDLAVHVNRAKESLVLDGVLLSERGEYRFLSKRFDINRGSATFVNLDEINPTLQVTGGYEVRLPAREAINIKIIIGGTLRNPQIALESDAQPPIPQSDLLSYLAFGRSSSSLLQLEGSGLAASDNLVGAGAALASRQLAAVALGVFTDQLAGEAARSLGADVFNIAPADVQTDIGTFLRGTEIEFGKYIKSHTFVAAQVRPDPAALKRPGLLLQHRFGGLRGYSMETSFQPRYLLKEPSLDPQNPTTTSVFSLFLIRNWRF; the protein is encoded by the coding sequence ATGCGACAAGGCCTCACCCGCTTCCTCGCGGCTGTCGCCATCGTCGCCGTCATTCTTCTGATCGCGATATTCGCGCTCACCAACACCGACCGGGGCCGCGAACAGATTCGCAAGCGCGCGCTCGCCATGCTCGAGAACAGCTCTCACGGCATCATCAGGATCGGCCGCGTGACCGGGAATCTTCTGAACGGATTCACGCTGCACGATCTCGTGATCACGGACAGCGCCGGTGCTCCGTTCGTGACAGCCGACGAAGCGAGCGCGCGGTACACTTTGAGATCACTCACCTCGCAGCGTGTCGAGTTCGACGACGTGAAGCTCGTGCGCGCGATGATCGTGCTCGATCGGCAGCCCGGCGGACGGTGGAACTGGGACCGGATCTTCCCCCGCGACACGCTCACCCCGCGCGGCAGAAGAAAGACGGGATGGGGAACGTGGATCCGCTTCACGGATGTGAGTCTCGTGGACGTAGATCTGACCGTGCGCTCCCCGTGGGAGCCGAGAGTCCTCACTGGGGCCGAGAAATCCGACGTCGTGCGCGAGGCTCTCGGGCCGGAAGGCCGGCTCGTGCTCGTCGAGGTTCCGGGCGGCTACCAGAAGATCTCGAAGTTCCACCACATCAACGCAAAGCTGCCGCTGCTGCGTCTCGAGGATCCGGGATTCAGGACGCGTCGCGCCGATGTCGCGTCGCTCAGCATGCTGGCGGAGCCTTTCCGTCCGCCGACCGTGGAAGTGCGCTCGCTCGTCGGCGGCTTCGACTTTACCGGCGATTCGGTCTGGTGGCAGAACGTCAACGCTACACTGCCCGGCAGCAAGCTCAGAGGCGGCGGCCTCTACAGGATAGACAACAACGACATGACGCTGCGCGCGCATGCCGACCCGGTCGCCGCCGCCGACATGCGCTGGGTATATCCGCGCCTCCCCGAGCGCGGGTCGGGCACACTCGATTTCGCGATGGACTGGGTGGGCGATACGAGCATCTACATCGCGCGTAATGCCGACGTCCGCGTCGCCGATGCCCATCTCCTGGGCGATCTCGGAATGACGGTCGCCGAGGATTTTACGCTGCACGATACCAACGTGCGGTTCACCGGTCTCGACACGCGCCTCATTCAGCAGATGTTCCCGCTCGTCAAGCCGTCTCGCTCGGGAATCCTCGCCGGTCGCGCGAAGCTCGACGGGAATCAGAAAAAACTCGCGGTGGACGGCGACGTCACGTTCGACGATCGTCGCGCCGGCCGCAATCGCGTCATCGCCGTCGGTGAGGTAGGGTTCGGCAACGGCGTGTTCAGGGCCGACAATCTTCGGCTGACGATGCGCCCCGTGCAGGTGGACCTGGCGCACGACTACGCACCCACGCTGCCGATCCATGGAACGATCACCGGCACCGCGACGCTGAACGGCTCGACCGCCTCACGGATGACTGCCCGTGCCGACATCACTCATGTTGATCGCGGGGCGACATCGCGCATTACCGGTACGGGCGCCATCCGCAGCTCGCCCGGCGCAAAGATGGCATCGAGCTGGTTCGATGTGGATGCACGTGTACATCCGCTGTCTCTCATCACCGCCGGACGATTTTTCCCGCAGGCCGGATTGCGAGGAGACGCTTCGGGACCAGTCCGGCTCACCGGCACCATGCGCGATCTCTCCGTTCGCACCGACCTCGGCCTTTCCGATGGCGGATCGGTCGGGCTCACCGGCAAGCTCGACCTCGCAAGCCGGGAAAAAGGCTACGACGTGGATCTGGTCGCCCGGCTGTTCAACGCCAACACCATCATGGCAAAGGCGCCGAGGACTTCGATCAACGCAACGGCATCGGCCGAGGGGCGTGGATTCGATCCGGCGACGATGCGCGCGACGCTCGTCGCCGACGCGCGATCTTCGACGTACGACACGCTCTCCCTGACCTCGGCCACCGTCCGGCTCGCGGCCGCCAACGGAATGGCGCGCGTGGACACGCTGGCGGTCGACCTTGGGCAGAGTGTCGCCGCGGCCAGCGGGACGTTCGGCCTCGCCCGCGGAATCAGTGGACAACTTCGCTATCACGTCGCGGTTGACTCACTCAACCGCCTGGCGTCACTGCTTCCGCCTGTAGCGGAAGAAGCCGTTCAGCCGCGTCCTGGAATCCTCGCCGGCCGCATGGCCCGCGTGCGCTCCGATTCCACAAAGGAGGCAAAGGCGACGGAAGTCGAGCGTGCCGCACTGGGACGCGCTCCGCCCACGCTTGCTCCGGTTGACACTCCGCGCACGCTGAGCATAAGCGAGCTCTCCGGCTCGCTGCGGGCGGATGGCGTCGCCACCGGTAACATCCGCGACTTCGGGCTCAACGGCACCGCCAGCGGTGAGAACATCATCGCCCGCGGAAGCAGCATTCAGAGGTTCCGCGCGACGTACGACTGGACGAATGCACTGACGCCGCAGTCGCACGTTGACATAGATGCTTCGGCATCGAAGGTGCTGGCGAGCGGATTCGATCTCGACAGCGTCCAGACGCGCATCACCTACAGGAAGCCCCTGGGCACGGCGAAAGTCGTAGTCGTGCAGAACCAGACGCACGTATACAGTCTCGACGCCGACTATCTGCTCAACAAGGTGCGGAACGACCTCCGCCTGAACCGAATGGAGCTTCGGTTCGATACGACAGTGTGGGCATCGGTGCGCCCGTCAACCGTGCACTGGGGGCAGGCGGGCGTGGACATAGACAAGCTCGAGATGCGCAACCAGAGCAACGGCAGAATCTACGTTGACGGTCTCATCCCGAAGGAGGGCCGCGCCAATGTCGAGGTCGCCGTGGACAACTTCGCCGTGCAGGATCTCATCGCGCTCACGCAGAGCGACATCAATGCGAGCGGCCTCGTCTCGTTCAACGTAAAGGCAGCGGGAACCGCGGCCGACCCGATATTCAGCGGTTCGTTCGGCACCGAGCGCTTCTACTACAACGGCACGCTGATCCCGGAGGTACATGGGATTGTCAGCTACGCCAATCAGACACTCACCGGACGCGCCGATGCCATGCGCGACGGCGAAGCGCCGATCCTCTTCGCGCACGGTACGATCCCGATCAACCTCGCGCTCACTGGAGTGACGGGATCGCGGCTGCCGAGAGACCGGCAGATCGATCTCGCTATCCGCGCGGACAGCCTGCCGCTCGATCTCTTGCCGCAGATCAACACGATCGTCACCAACCTCAAGGGCCGCGCGGTCGCCGACTTCAAGGTGAACGGTACGCTGAATAGACCGGAGGTGACCGGCCGGTTCGATCTCGACAGCGCCGAGGCGCGCTTCGTACCGCTTGGCCTGAATCTGAAGCGGATGGACGCATCGGTCCGGATGCTTCGCGACACCATCGTCGTGGACTCGCTCGTCGCCTGGAGTGGAGGGCGCATCGTACTGACCGGCGGTCTCGGCATCGGGTCGCTGCGCGCTCCTTCATTCGACCTGAAGCTCTTCGTCAACAACGCCACCGTGCTGGACAGCGACCAGGGAAAGCTCAGGGCGAACATGAACCTCGCCATGACCGGTCCTTTCTCCGACACTCATGTGGGCGGCACGGTGCGGATCCTGGACGGCGTGCTGTATATCCCAAAGTCCGAGGGAAAGAAGATCATCGGAACGGATGACCCGGCGCTGTTCAGCGTTCTCGATACCGCGATCATGGCGAATCGCGAGATATTCCCGGCACAGTCGCCGCTGCTCGCGAATCTGCGGATGGACGTCGATCTCCTGGTGGATCGCGACGTGTTTGTCCGCTCGCCCGACTTCAACATCGAGGTCTACAGCGACGGGGATCTCGCGGTGCACGTCAACCGCGCGAAGGAATCGCTCGTGCTCGACGGCGTTCTGCTCAGCGAGCGCGGCGAGTATCGCTTCCTGTCGAAGCGGTTCGACATCAACCGCGGATCGGCGACGTTTGTCAATCTGGACGAGATCAACCCGACGCTTCAGGTCACGGGCGGATACGAGGTGCGGCTCCCCGCGCGTGAGGCGATCAACATCAAGATCATCATCGGCGGGACGCTCCGTAATCCGCAGATCGCGCTCGAGAGCGACGCGCAGCCGCCGATTCCGCAGAGCGATCTCCTGAGCTATCTGGCGTTCGGACGCTCGTCTTCGTCGCTGCTTCAGCTCGAGGGAAGCGGGCTCGCCGCAAGCGACAATCTCGTTGGCGCCGGAGCCGCGCTGGCCAGTCGCCAGCTCGCCGCCGTCGCGCTCGGCGTATTCACCGATCAGCTCGCGGGAGAAGCGGCGCGGTCGCTCGGTGCCGACGTCTTCAACATTGCGCCCGCAGACGTCCAGACCGACATCGGAACCTTCCTGCGCGGCACCGAGATCGAGTTCGGCAAGTACATCAAGTCGCACACGTTCGTCGCGGCCCAGGTCCGGCCCGACCCTGCCGCCCTGAAGCGGCCCGGGCTTCTGCTCCAGCACCGCTTTGGCGGGCTCAGGGGGTACAGCATGGAGACAAGCTTCCAGCCGCGCTATCTGCTGAAGGAGCCGTCGCTCGATCCGCAGAATCCCACAACGACGAGCGTCTTCAGTCTCTTCCTTATCCGCAACTGGAGGTTCTAG
- a CDS encoding DUF4173 domain-containing protein yields the protein MNFPEPARRSCDTTMLWAVSAAVAGLGTWVMYAALPGLNWVIWTTAAAAGLLLFSRSAKVASGPVVVTGVLAAIIAGGVAMTADPFMHALICLAVIQLLALQMLLATDGWWTRIAPLFTLAAPIVAFGCAVIESARRALEALHIVRSHRAISVVQGLAITAPVLLVFALLLSSADPVFAQWRAAFEHLLSSWAFLPRTVFFLALLTIVLGAYGFAAKGDDAPTIAALAPPGDRGGRWLGATERLILLGGVALLLWVFLLVQLSYLFGNLPIVAGSGMTFAEYARRGFAELTVVASASVLLILFAERFGRRGEREVLLRAVTIALIVAVLCLLGSAFHRVSLYEEAYGFTTSRLYAQTYMIVVAISLVALAIEVRGEIQPQRVFRRAASAAAIAFITLIYWNHGAWIANRNIDRFATTGKLDTVYLTRDLSPDAVPAIAARLTSLPEPARSELRAAVNLRYRGRHRLLDQRWFEWNRGRANARNALLRLGIPLRLPPRPAVQPEAARP from the coding sequence ATGAACTTTCCCGAACCCGCGCGCCGCTCGTGCGACACCACGATGCTCTGGGCCGTCTCGGCCGCGGTTGCCGGCCTGGGGACATGGGTGATGTACGCCGCACTGCCCGGGCTGAACTGGGTGATCTGGACGACAGCGGCGGCCGCCGGACTCCTTCTCTTCAGCCGATCGGCGAAAGTCGCATCGGGACCAGTCGTCGTTACCGGGGTTCTCGCGGCCATCATCGCTGGCGGTGTGGCCATGACCGCCGATCCGTTCATGCATGCCCTCATCTGCCTGGCGGTCATTCAGCTTCTCGCACTTCAGATGCTGCTCGCGACCGACGGTTGGTGGACCCGGATTGCGCCGCTGTTCACCCTCGCCGCGCCTATCGTTGCGTTCGGCTGCGCCGTCATCGAGTCCGCGCGCCGCGCGCTCGAGGCATTGCACATCGTCCGGTCGCATCGCGCCATATCCGTCGTGCAGGGTCTGGCGATCACCGCTCCGGTGCTTCTCGTCTTCGCCCTGCTCCTTTCGTCCGCCGATCCTGTCTTCGCCCAGTGGCGTGCTGCGTTCGAGCACCTGCTGTCGAGCTGGGCATTTCTTCCGCGGACGGTTTTCTTTCTGGCGCTTCTCACCATCGTCCTCGGCGCCTACGGATTCGCGGCGAAAGGCGACGATGCACCGACCATCGCCGCCCTTGCACCTCCCGGCGATCGCGGCGGACGCTGGCTCGGCGCAACGGAGCGCCTCATCCTCCTCGGTGGCGTCGCTCTTCTCCTTTGGGTGTTTCTTCTCGTTCAGCTGAGCTACCTGTTCGGCAATCTCCCGATCGTCGCCGGGTCGGGGATGACCTTCGCCGAGTATGCGCGAAGAGGCTTCGCTGAGCTAACGGTGGTGGCATCGGCGAGTGTCCTGTTGATTCTTTTCGCCGAGCGATTCGGGCGCCGGGGCGAACGCGAAGTCCTGCTTCGTGCCGTGACGATCGCGCTGATCGTCGCCGTGCTTTGCCTGCTTGGCTCGGCGTTTCACCGCGTGTCGCTTTACGAAGAGGCGTATGGATTCACCACGTCGCGGCTCTATGCTCAGACCTACATGATCGTGGTCGCGATCAGCCTGGTGGCACTGGCCATCGAAGTGCGGGGCGAGATCCAGCCCCAAAGGGTATTCCGTCGCGCGGCGTCAGCGGCGGCGATCGCGTTCATCACATTGATCTACTGGAATCACGGGGCGTGGATCGCGAACCGGAACATTGATCGCTTCGCGACGACCGGGAAGCTGGATACCGTCTATCTCACGCGTGATCTCTCGCCAGACGCGGTTCCCGCCATCGCCGCGCGACTCACATCACTCCCCGAGCCCGCGCGGTCGGAGCTTCGCGCGGCGGTGAACCTGCGTTATCGCGGACGGCACCGCCTTCTCGACCAGCGATGGTTCGAGTGGAATCGTGGCCGAGCCAATGCCCGGAATGCGCTGTTGCGACTGGGAATTCCGCTGCGTCTTCCACCGCGGCCAGCGGTTCAGCCGGAGGCCGCGCGGCCCTGA
- a CDS encoding dipeptidase, whose amino-acid sequence MTNIANTDLNKFFDDNDTRIRDELFEFLRIPSVSAKSENNADVARAAEWLKRSLEQAGLKATIHPTTGHPVVTGEWRGAPGAPTVLVYGHYDVQPPEPLELWTSPPFEPTIRDGNIYARGSVDDKGQLFLHVKALEAHLSTRGTLPVNVVLIAEGEEEVGSDNLEHFVEGNKELLACDAVVISDSTMFAPGQPSILSSLRGLAYFEITVQGPGMDLHSGAYGGAVINPAMALARILATMHDANGRIAIEGFYDSVREWEPKIRQQMRGLPFDEETFRKETGAPELGGEEGFTVLERLWSRPTCEVNGLLSGYTGQGAKTVLPSKAMAKVSCRLVPDQNPAEIGKAVTAHVERVAPKGVKTTVTYLHGGKPWRAELQGPLFDAAKRALATVFEKQPVVVGEGGSIPVVGDFERVLGVPVLLVGFGLPGENAHAPDEWMSEESFRMGMRAMAVFWDEYAAATKS is encoded by the coding sequence ATGACGAATATTGCCAATACCGATCTGAACAAGTTTTTCGATGACAACGATACGCGAATCCGCGACGAGCTCTTCGAGTTCCTGCGAATTCCGAGTGTCAGCGCAAAGTCAGAGAATAACGCCGACGTGGCGCGCGCTGCGGAATGGCTGAAGAGATCTCTGGAACAGGCCGGCCTCAAGGCGACGATCCATCCGACAACCGGCCACCCTGTCGTGACAGGAGAATGGCGCGGTGCGCCCGGAGCGCCAACTGTGCTCGTGTACGGTCACTACGACGTGCAGCCCCCCGAGCCGCTCGAGCTCTGGACGTCGCCCCCGTTCGAACCGACGATTCGGGACGGCAACATCTACGCGCGCGGGTCGGTTGACGACAAGGGTCAGCTTTTCCTCCACGTGAAGGCACTGGAGGCGCATCTCTCCACGCGCGGCACGCTGCCCGTGAACGTCGTCCTCATCGCGGAAGGCGAAGAGGAAGTTGGAAGCGACAACCTCGAGCACTTCGTGGAGGGCAACAAGGAGCTTTTGGCGTGCGATGCAGTCGTCATCTCCGACTCCACCATGTTCGCGCCGGGACAGCCGTCTATTCTCTCGTCGCTGCGGGGGCTCGCTTACTTCGAGATCACCGTGCAGGGGCCGGGCATGGATCTGCATTCGGGAGCGTACGGCGGTGCTGTCATCAATCCGGCGATGGCGCTGGCGAGAATTCTCGCCACGATGCATGACGCGAACGGCCGTATCGCGATCGAGGGGTTCTACGATTCGGTGCGTGAATGGGAGCCGAAAATCAGGCAGCAGATGCGCGGTCTTCCATTCGACGAGGAGACTTTTCGCAAGGAGACAGGTGCCCCCGAGCTCGGGGGCGAAGAAGGATTCACGGTACTCGAGCGCCTCTGGTCCCGGCCTACTTGCGAAGTGAATGGCCTTCTCAGCGGATACACGGGCCAGGGCGCAAAGACGGTTCTGCCTTCCAAGGCGATGGCGAAAGTGAGCTGCCGGCTGGTTCCCGATCAGAATCCGGCTGAGATCGGCAAGGCGGTGACGGCGCACGTGGAGCGCGTAGCTCCAAAGGGAGTGAAGACGACAGTGACATATCTCCACGGCGGAAAGCCGTGGCGCGCCGAGCTCCAGGGGCCTCTCTTCGACGCCGCGAAGCGAGCGCTGGCGACGGTATTTGAGAAGCAGCCGGTCGTCGTCGGCGAGGGAGGCTCGATTCCCGTCGTCGGCGATTTCGAGCGGGTGCTCGGCGTACCTGTGCTTCTCGTCGGGTTCGGACTGCCGGGCGAAAACGCGCACGCGCCGGACGAGTGGATGAGCGAGGAGAGCTTCCGGATGGGGATGCGCGCGATGGCAGTATTCTGGGACGAGTACGCGGCCGCGACGAAGAGCTGA